A genome region from Hymenobacter tibetensis includes the following:
- a CDS encoding glycoside hydrolase family 16 protein, with amino-acid sequence MLTTIKRIPMTYPTMWVRQNLTLGAGLLLALSVSSCTETKTKNIPAPTPVTPVVNEEARDYGQYTNLVWSDDFNSNTLDQTKWTYELGGGGWGNNELQSYTNTPENVFLDGSHLVIRARQQAGSNVYTSGRLITKGKQSFQFGRIDVRAKVPKGKGVWPAIWMLGADIDQNNWPVCGEIDIMELRGSKPREMLSTMHFGNSTATHQYKGTTKQLTADLSDEFHVFTVVRSRNLMRFFLDGQEYYRFTNADVGSFSYPFNNPFFVILNVAVGGNFDGNPDGSAVFPQQMEVDYVRYFQYQ; translated from the coding sequence ACGCTCGGAGCCGGCCTCTTGCTGGCTCTGAGCGTAAGTTCCTGCACCGAAACCAAGACCAAGAATATTCCGGCGCCCACGCCCGTTACGCCCGTCGTGAACGAAGAGGCCCGCGACTACGGCCAGTACACCAACCTGGTATGGAGCGACGACTTCAATAGCAACACCCTCGACCAAACCAAGTGGACGTACGAACTGGGTGGCGGTGGCTGGGGCAACAACGAGTTGCAGAGCTACACCAACACGCCCGAAAACGTATTTCTCGACGGCAGCCACCTCGTGATTCGGGCGCGCCAGCAGGCTGGCAGCAATGTCTACACCTCTGGGCGCCTCATTACCAAAGGCAAGCAAAGCTTTCAGTTTGGCCGCATTGATGTACGGGCAAAGGTTCCGAAAGGCAAAGGCGTATGGCCCGCCATCTGGATGCTAGGCGCCGACATCGACCAAAACAACTGGCCGGTCTGCGGTGAAATCGACATCATGGAACTGCGCGGCAGCAAGCCCCGGGAAATGCTTTCGACCATGCACTTTGGCAACAGCACGGCTACCCACCAATACAAAGGCACCACCAAGCAGCTCACCGCCGACTTGTCTGATGAATTTCACGTGTTTACGGTGGTGCGCAGCAGGAACCTGATGCGTTTCTTCCTGGACGGGCAGGAATACTACCGGTTCACCAACGCCGATGTAGGCTCGTTCTCCTATCCCTTCAACAACCCGTTTTTCGTGATTTTGAACGTAGCCGTGGGGGGAAACTTCGACGGCAATCCAGATGGCTCTGCTGTTTTTCCGCAGCAAATGGAGGTGGATTACGTGCGCTACTTCCAGTATCAATAA